The genomic window aTTTCTCTGCAGGACATGAGGTAGATGTAATTAATGGACTTCAGGGAAGCAAATTGAAGAAAAACGAACTACAAAATTATCTCAAATATTTGGGTTTCAAACTGACTTTGGGGCCTTTTTTCTGAGTTTCTAACCTTTCTTTATTCGGATAAAAGTCATCTGCAGTAATCTGAAACTCTAATGTTTGTTTGAAGTGGAACATATTTAAAGAGCCACAGAAGGCACACCTTTATTGAGTTGTTTCCCTTCAGTTTGACCCATGCCGTTGTTTAATAATTAACCTAACagatattagtttttttgtctgaaatgttgCTGTGCATTACTGTCTGTGTGACTGGCGTccatccggtcaaaggtcaaaggtcacagactGCAGCCGTAtaacagctggacacctcaggggtcaaagatgatgcctgttgatttcaaggctcgtggggtgaaaggtcaaaggtcacaggtaactcCTCTGTGCTCCTACAGGTGAGCCTTTAGTTCCCGGCTGAGTCCGTcggatcaggtaaaaactaaaaaacagatctggatgaaatgttggattaaattctggttctgatccagattctgatccGGATCACTCTGAGGCCTCGGCGGAGGTTTGTCTCTGACGAGTCTCGTATATTCTCTTTGGTTTTATGAGCATCTTATCTTCCTAAATCTTTactgttttcctcctcctgtgtgGTTTACGCTTTCCACCGAAAAACTGCAGGAATCTTTATCTGCTTAAcagataaaaagttatttattacAGATCATTTAGTGATTTGAAGAGTTTGCTGTAAAAATGGAAGTGAGGTCAAACAggattcagttgtttttctcagtttgaGGAACCCACAGCTCCGATGAGACGGTTTGGTTTCGTAAACAGGTTCTGCAGCATCACCGCCTCTGATGAAGACTTTAATAAGAGTGGAAAACATCGTTCAAGCTTCAGGCTCCGGATGTCAGTCGGGCCTGAATcacaggaacagaaaaacaggaaaatatgttCTCAGGTCATGGAGTGAAGGTGTTTATGTCTGGAAGTGTTTTAATCACTTTAACCGACTGGAACAGaagctgtttttgatttatctcttattaaaaacaactttagggactttaaacagaaacaccaaacagTCGTCGCAGCAGTGAATCAAACGCCTGAATCTGGGGATAAATCTCAGCTGACATTCGATTTATTTaatcttcaaataaataaaaattaaactacaaCGCATGTTTGCTAAAATGAGAATCACAGAACTCGTTTTCAGCCAAAAACTTTAtatgtttattaaaagaaatacaATCAAACACAGAAGGCCATTTTCTTATTCCAGCATTTATTTCTCTCAGTCACGACGTATAAATATGTCtgaataaacagtttaaaagcatCTGAAGTGCTAACAGATCCTCTGACAGGACAGAAATCTCTGTTTAGGACTACAAACACAAGCTGCTGCCGTGACTAAATCTCTGCTGGAAACTGAAGACAACGCAgcttctgtaaaaaataaaataaaaaagggaggCGGTGAGTCATCTTCTAGAAATACAGCAGCTTTGTGAAAAGGCACAGCTCCATGAAGgcgtgggaaaaaaaaaaaaaaaacatttcactctCTGAGACACAGAACATGTTTGTCTTCAggaatctaaaataaaaacagactaaactgttttattaacgAGCTGCAGGTTGGAGGACCGTCTCTCCGacctgcagctttaatttgaaaataaaagctgaagttttgcTCCAAACGGAGCAGAAACTCTGAGTTCATCTGTATTAAAGTTCTGCAACACGACGaggactgaaaaataaaaacacgaggACAATTACCTcatctttaatttgattaaacttAACATCAGTTTATCGTTTCTTACTCTAattgttctgttgtttaaaaaccGAGTCGCCTCTGATTCTTTGCTCTGAAAGaaactttaaggttttattttaggttctaatatttcttcttttccccacaaaaaaagggaagtaaaagtaaaaagaataaCTAACGGCTGCCAGGATGAAGGGAAGGTGGCGTTACTGATCGAgcacaaactaaaacataaataaaaaacaggtttgtcaTCCAGACACTGTTTCTACTTTGCAGCGATTTTAAACATTAACGTcgtttcttgttttcctgtcagtCGTCTCCTTTCGGGGCTCATCAGGCGCTTCCTGCGTGCCTCAACAGAGCCCGCCTCTCTCCGACACCATGTTTGTTTAATCTTTGTACTTCAGTTTCAGGAGATAACTtgatttctgcagctctgagagAACGTCTCCCTTCAGCGCTCTCCTTCTCCAAATAAGTTATTAAACCAAAGCAAAGCCCTCTGGAACCATCTGCTCTAGATTTAGAGATAAAATACAAAGTTGCTTGGCGACGGCGGCCATgattgtgcagaaaaaaagcttttttcccAGGACAAGCTGCTCAGGGCCATATTACAACAGTGGTGGCAGTATTACCCTCAGGGAGGCTTTACATATGAACTCCTCGTTTTCTAAACGTGTCTTTAAAGAACTCGATGAGCCTCAGGAAACGGCCTTTTTAACAGGATGAATGCTTTTTAATCAGGAGGTTACTGTGcactttatgtgtttttaattaattatttgtctGTGTGCTTTCGCTTTGGTTCACAGAATCAAGAAGGATCAAGAGTTTGTGCAAAAACGTCAACAAAAAGCTACACTTTTCTACTTAATGTGCTTATTTTAACACCAGATCCTCTCACCCTTTAACTCTTTTATAATTGAGGTTTCAGTTTGATGCAGTTCCTGCTTCAAAACCAGAtcctaaaaacaggaaatgagaagTGATGACTGCAGCAAACATCTAAAGAGCTTCAGACACGTCTTTGTGTTTAAGTGCACATCTGTCCGTTTTGGTGAAGAACTTTGGTCAAACTGGGAAAGAGCGATTAGGAGCCGTGGGGTTCGTTAGCGGCGCTTCAGACACTGGTGATGTGCTCCGAGCTGTTGGGCGCTGccttgtctctgtctgtgtccgTGGGCACGCTGCGGTACCGGCAGCCGGGCGAGCCGTTGGCCGCGGGTCTCTTCGAGTCGGGCTGAGCCGTGCCGCGGCCGTGCCTCGACACCTTCTCCTCCGCCCTGTCCAGCCAGAGGAACGCCACCATGAGGAACACGGCGGCTGAGGCAACCACGGCGCTGCAGGCCACGAAGACGTAGAAGTACTGTCCGGTTCGGTCCACCAGGATCcctgaaaaacagcaactttatATTTACTGACTGTTACTCTTATTTAACTACgactttattctgtttaatttgcCCTGGAAGTCCAAAGTTCCCGCCCACATCTGGATCTGGGAATTCACACGTGTTCATCAacaaggctagctaaaattagcaacacaagctaataaaacacattttgttgccttttatacaaacaaactttatatcGACCAATAAAGCCGAGCAGAACGTTAACGAGACACGAGCGGACAGAAGTCATCATAAGTAGCTGATTATTGCAGCAATCATCACTTTTTATGAgcggcagccatgttggatgttAAGGTTGAACctttaacttttcaaaataaaagctgtaactCCATTACAGTAAACAATAAATGATTTATAGCATCAAATACGTCAGTTTTATCTACCTAAACCGAGCTACTTCCACACTGCATGAACACTAACAGTGCTAACTCTGCTAACAGTGCTAACTCCTGCTAACTCCGCTAACAGTGCTAACTCCTGCTAACTCCGCTAACAGTGCTAACTCCTGCTAACTCCGCTAACAGTGCTAACTCCTGCTAACTCTGCTAACAGTGCTAACTCCTGCTAAGGAGGAATGTTTCACAGCTAACTCTGTTAGCAGAGTTAGCACtgttagcagagttagcatgaGTTAGcactgccatgttgtttttatagaGAAGTCTGTTTCATTCTGTTTCTaactgtcctgtcatgacctttgacctttgacctgctaactgaggcctgcagaGTCTAAGAAGGAGCTCATCTCTGTGAGGACtacacggtctgaccttcagggtgaatttaCCGGGACGTCCAGTCCTGGGAAGACTGGCAGCTGATGGACTCcaaatggtttaaaaatgacctttgaccccccccCAGACTGACAGGCAGCAAACACCTGCGGCTCAGTTCAGCGCAGCCCTTATTTCCCCTGAAAGTCTGCAGAAaccatctgtgtttgtgtggcaaCAGACAGGAGGACTCCAACAAAACCGTTTAAAGCCGGATTTTATCGTCAGCTGCAGACGGTTGGGGATTTCAACACCTGCTCTGAAAAAGCtccaaggttttttttatttatttacaatcttTAAAAAGCCCAGAAGAgatgctgaaaacaaacagaacctgtTCCAGGGTTCATCATGGCGTCGGGTCGCCTCGGGAACCGTTTCTTCTCATTAACCCTTTCCACTCCACAGACGGAACCAGAACAGTTCCTCTGCTTTTCAGCCGATCAGGTTCTGTCTGCGCGCGTCGTTCAAACACCCAGCGCCACCTAGTGACCCGGCATGAAAGCTGCACCGGGTTTAACGCCTCGCGGTCTTATCTGATCAGCGATGACATCATTACTGTCTGAAGAATCAACACTGAACATCTGCACTGCTTCCAGGAGGTCATTAACGTGTAAACTGGACCAAAGAAATCTGACGGAAATCTGACGTTTCAACCTCCAACAGTTGTTattttagagcaggggtgggtaATCCtggtccaccatcctgcaggttctccttgttcctctgctccaacacacctgatctgaatcaatggatgattaacaggcttctgcagaacatgaagaggtgatttaaccatgaatcaggtgtgttggaccaAGGAAAGAGGTTTTTAGAGGGTCAAACTCCTCCTTTCCTCGTGATTCAAATCACGAGAAATGATGCCAGAAATGATGCCAACttgtaaaaaacactcaaacagtgtctgttttatgatttaaaatcaactattttagctttaaatgaatgagatTTATCTCTGTTCTTATAAAAGCAGAGAGATCCGAGCATCTTTCAAACTTccagtttaattttagttgaCTAAACTGATCAGAAGGTTAAATTAGTGGTTAGcattgttgcctcacagcaagaaggtcctgggttcaaaccctgGGTTGGACCTGGAGTGTTTTAGGCTGCTTTCAGGCTtttgaaaaagagatttaaGATCCCAATGGGACTTGCCTgcttaaataaaggttaataatcaataaataatgtttttactcagtaacttccaaaacagcaaaaaaagatgaagtaaGCTGCAGAATTCCTCAGGTAAAGATCACCTGTCGGGTTTCAGAGTAATGTCTGTAAATAAGTTATAGATCTAAGATCTTCACATCTCAGCCGGTTTAACAAGTTCGAAGCCCCGGAGCTTAACGGAACCACCTGTGAAACATTCCTCCTGCAGCCCGCCGTGTCGGGGTTTACCTGCCAGCGGAGGTCCGGTCAGCAGCGTGACGCTCTCCATGACGGCCAGCAGCCCCAGAGCGGACGGGAAGCGGCTCATCTCCACGATGTCCATGAGGACGGTGAACATCAGCGAGCCCACCACGCTCATGGAGAGCCCGTAGGTGGCGACGTACATCACCAGGACGGGGAAGCTGGCGCCAGTGCAGCAGATAATGTTACTGAGCCCGTTGACCAGCAGAGCCAAGGAAAACACGTAGATATGGCGCCCTTTGAACCACGCCATGTTGAAGATGATGCCAAACAGCGGCCGCACGATGACGTTGATGATCCCCATGATGGAGAGCAGGAGCGCCGCCCGGCTTGGCTCCATGTTGTTTGACGTGGCGTAAGGAACCAGGTACAGGAGCGGCACCACGAACCCGAGCATCATCAGGGTGATGCCCGTGGCGTACACGCAGTACCGCCGGTTGTTACACAGCTGATCGAACGCCATGTGTTTGCTCAGGGACGCCACCACGTACTTCCACACGGCCCTCGCCTTCCTCTTTGGCGTCTGTTCAGTCTCCTGACCGGCCGGAGGAGGTTTGTGGTCCATCAGAGGCCGGCCGCGGAGCTTTGTGGGCTGGAGGGGCCTCATCACGGCGCCGCAGACGCAGAGGTTCAGCAGGATGGCCCCCAGGATGAGGAAGCTTCCCCTCCAGCCGAACTCGGTGTGGAGGTAGTTTCCCAGGAAAGGCAGGATGCAGAGTCCGAGGGCCGTGCCCGTGGAGGACATGGCATTGGCAAACGCCCGCCGCCGCACAAAGTAGTGCCCCAGGATGGTGACGCCTGGCTGGACGCTGAAGCAGAAACCCAGACCTGAAAGAGGCCATTTTTACTGTCAGGAAaaagagcagaaccagaacagatggcagccatctttaaacgCCTCCAACCTTTACGTCAacgtcagtttcacattacacggTTACTCCAGCAGAAATGGTTTTATATTCCTGCTTGTAAAGAATCGTGTGATGTCATACTGACGGGGAGAAAGGTTCATAAAGAAGCGCCGACAGTAAGTGCAGACTCAGATTAGCCGCTGTTAGCCggtttctccagcttctctgATGTCTGCTGCGTGAAAACCAACAGCTGGGATGACGGTGATGTTTGCTGACCTGTAATGACTCCGGTGGTGACGTAAAGCTCGCTGATGGAGCGGGTAAACGAGCTGGCGGCCATTCCAACCCCGCTCAGGACCCCGCCCAACATGACGGTCACCCGGCAGCCCAGTTTGTGGACCAGCACGCTGCAGAAGGGACCTGAGGAGAACAAGGAGCGCTCTTAGTTTCAGACATGCCAGAGCCGGAGCGGGCGCAGGCTTTCCAGAACGTTCTCCGAATCCTGCAGGACGTTCTCCGAATCCTGCAGGAAGTTCTCCGAATCCTGCAGGCCGTTCTCTGAATCCTGCAGGNNNNNNNNNNNNNNNNNNNNNNNNNNNNNNNNNNNNNNNNNNNNNNNNNNNNNNNNNNNNNNNNNNNNNNNNNNNNNNNNNNNNNNNNNNNNNNNNNNNNNNNNNNNNNNNNNNNNNNNNNNNNNNNNNNNNNNNNNNNNNNNNNNNNNNNNNNNNNNNNNNNNNNNNNNNNNNNNNNNNNNNNNNNNNNNNNNNNNNNNNNNNNNNNNNNNNNNNNNNNNNNNNNNNNNNNNNNNNNNNNNNNNNNNNNNNNNNNNNNNNNNNNNNNNNNNNNNNNNNNNNNNNNNNNNNNNNNNNNNNNNNNNNNNNNNNNNNNNNNNNNNNNNNNNNNNNNNNNNNNNNNNNNNNNNNNNNNNNNNNNNNNNNNNNNNNNNNNNNNNNNNNNNNNNNNNNNNNNNNNNNNNNNNNNNNNNNNNNNNNNNNNNNNNNNNNNNNNNNNNNNNNNNNNNNNNNNNNNNNNNNNNNNNNNNNNNNNNNNNNNNNNNNNNNNNNNNNNNNNNNNNNNNNNNNNNNNNNNNNNNNNNNNNNNNNNNNNNNNNNNNNNNNNNNNNNNNNNNNNNNNNNNNNNNNNNNNNNNNNNNNNNNNNNNNNNNNNNNNNNNNNNNNNNNNNNNNNNNNNNNNNNNNNNNNNNNNNNNNNNNNNNNNNNNNNNNNNNNNNNNNNNNNNNNNNNNNNNNNNNNNNNNNNNNNNNNNNNNNNNNNNNNNNNNNNNNNNNNNNNNNNNNNNNNNNNNNNNNNNNNNNNNNNNNNNNNNNNNNNNNNNNNNNNNNNNNNNNNNNNNNNNNNNNNNNNNNNNNNNNNNNNNNNNNNNNNNNNNNNNNNNNNNNNNNNNNNNNNNNNNNNNNNNNNNNNNNNNNNNNNNNNNNNNNNNNNNNNNNNNNNNNNNNNNNNNNNNNNNNNNNNNNNNNNNNNNNNNNNNNNNNNNNNNNNNNNNNNNNN from Kryptolebias marmoratus isolate JLee-2015 linkage group LG17, ASM164957v2, whole genome shotgun sequence includes these protein-coding regions:
- the slc16a5a gene encoding monocarboxylate transporter 6 isoform X2, with translation MTQQNGTGASMDHRLRSEAEDTEQSGEIRDPAAPAPDGGWGWVVLAGTVLVLALALGLPACMGIFFTDLQTEFQASNSETSWVTSIMTSALHAGGPFCSVLVHKLGCRVTVMLGGVLSGVGMAASSFTRSISELYVTTGVITGLGFCFSVQPGVTILGHYFVRRRAFANAMSSTGTALGLCILPFLGNYLHTEFGWRGSFLILGAILLNLCVCGAVMRPLQPTKLRGRPLMDHKPPPAGQETEQTPKRKARAVWKYVVASLSKHMAFDQLCNNRRYCVYATGITLMMLGFVVPLLYLVPYATSNNMEPSRAALLLSIMGIINVIVRPLFGIIFNMAWFKGRHIYVFSLALLVNGLSNIICCTGASFPVLVMYVATYGLSMSVVGSLMFTVLMDIVEMSRFPSALGLLAVMESVTLLTGPPLAGPTDIRSLKLERCFPLLLKSSSEAVMLQNLFTKPNRLIGAVGSSN
- the slc16a5a gene encoding monocarboxylate transporter 6 isoform X1 → MTQQNGTGASMDHRLRSEAEDTEQSGEIRDPAAPAPDGGWGWVVLAGTVLVLALALGLPACMGIFFTDLQTEFQASNSETSWVTSIMTSALHAGGPFCSVLVHKLGCRVTVMLGGVLSGVGMAASSFTRSISELYVTTGVITGLGFCFSVQPGVTILGHYFVRRRAFANAMSSTGTALGLCILPFLGNYLHTEFGWRGSFLILGAILLNLCVCGAVMRPLQPTKLRGRPLMDHKPPPAGQETEQTPKRKARAVWKYVVASLSKHMAFDQLCNNRRYCVYATGITLMMLGFVVPLLYLVPYATSNNMEPSRAALLLSIMGIINVIVRPLFGIIFNMAWFKGRHIYVFSLALLVNGLSNIICCTGASFPVLVMYVATYGLSMSVVGSLMFTVLMDIVEMSRFPSALGLLAVMESVTLLTGPPLAGILVDRTGQYFYVFVACSAVVASAAVFLMVAFLWLDRAEEKVSRHGRGTAQPDSKRPAANGSPGCRYRSVPTDTDRDKAAPNSSEHITSV